The Castanea sativa cultivar Marrone di Chiusa Pesio chromosome 11, ASM4071231v1 genome contains a region encoding:
- the LOC142615149 gene encoding uncharacterized protein LOC142615149, producing MVENEGGGAGGGGSGTRTYSHIWWALASAAQLGWAISSFKRGHAGDSHFMPFKAFSVASLFVGATATAAVSVLHVSGIHKVEDLLEVGANIRTGLGVRPRARDE from the exons ATGGTGGAGAACGAAGGCGGCGGTGCCGGTGGTGGTGGGAGTGGGACTAGGACCTATAGCCACATCTGGTGGGCCCTAGCTAGTGCTGCCCAGTTGGGGTGGGCCATATCTTCCTTCAAAAGAGGCCACGCCGGCGACTCTCACTTCATGCCTTTCAAGGCCTTCTCCGTCGCCTCCCTCTTCGTCGgcgccaccgccaccgccgccGTTTCCGTCCTCCACGTCTCCGGCATCCACAAG GTGGAAGACCTCCTGGAAGTGGGTGCAAATATAAGAACTGGACTAGGAGTTCGTCCAAGGGCACGAGATGAATAA